The following proteins are co-located in the Paralichthys olivaceus isolate ysfri-2021 chromosome 10, ASM2471397v2, whole genome shotgun sequence genome:
- the LOC109631211 gene encoding zinc finger protein 675, whose amino-acid sequence MLDKPSDKDQQAGQCSDCGCTFSLPEPEPDSTSTSSSPNQQQTFQTRCLSCQAEDSLPNSRRPHRRIRLDPHICSLCNKTFISSAHLTLHLTSHNKERKFRCSTCGKFFHQSSHLMAHKIIHSGDRPFKCPECGKTFGRASHLKTHSRLHTGEKPFKCSYCDKCFTQKAGLLAHVRIHTGERPYKCERCGEGFRSLSLLLTHKAQESSGKAKPAPAAASTQPEKTQGSTEDLKCGVCCRTFVRSSYIRLHIRLKKGLRPYHCKVCNKTFVKLDTFVNHCDKHLRKKKDKSKEVKVKVVKPPLFVPLSRPSPPPLPPDPESLPTQPLSSDVNTRSRSKAKTKTEQ is encoded by the coding sequence ATGCTGGATAAACCCAGTGATAAAGACCAGCAGGCCGGCCAGTGTTCAGACTGTGGATGCACTTTCAGCCTGCCAGAGCCTGAGCCTGACTCGACCAGCACGTCGTCCTCTCCCAACCAGCAGCAGACATTCCAGACCAGGTGCCTGTCCTGCCAAGCGGAAGACAGCCTCCCCAATAGCCGGCGGCCGCACCGGCGCATCCGCCTGGACCCCCACATTTGTAGCCTATGCAACAAAACCTTCATCTCCTCCGCCCACCTGACCCTTCACCTCACCTCCCACAACAAGGAGAGGAAGTTCAGATGCAGCACCTGTGGCAAGTTCTTCCATCAGTCCTCCCATCTGATGGCGCACAAAATAATCCACAGTGGAGACAGGCCGTTCAAATGTCCAGAGTGTGGCAAGACCTTCGGCCGCGCCTCCCATCTGAAGACGCACAGCCGGCTCCATACTGGCGAGAAGCCCTTTAAGTGCTCCTACTGTGACAAGTGTTTCACGCAGAAGGCCGGGCTCCTAGCGCACGTTCGTATACACACAGGGGAGCGGCCGTACAAGTGTGAGCGGTGCGGTGAGGGTTTTCGGTCTTTGTCCCTCCTGCTCACTCACAAAGCCCAGGAGTCCTCTGGGAAGGCTAAACCAGCGCCTGCAGCAGCATCGACTCAACCTGAGAAAACACAGGGTAGCACAGAGGATCTGAAGTGCGGCGTCTGCTGCCGCACCTTTGTCCGATCATCATACATCCGGCTGCACATACGCCTCAAGAAAGGACTGCGGCCGTATCACTGCAAAGTGTGCAACAAGACCTTTGTCAAGCTGGACACCTTTGTGAACCACTGTGATAAAcacttgaggaaaaaaaaggataaaagtaAGGAGGTTAAAGTCAAAGTTGTTAAACCCCCTCTGTTTGTTCCACTCTCCAGGCCttcaccacctcctcttcctcctgatcCTGAATCCCTACCCACTCAGCCTTTATCCTCAGATGTCAACACACGCTCCAGGTCAAAAGCAAAGACTAAAACAGAGCAATGA
- the LOC138411795 gene encoding LOW QUALITY PROTEIN: protein arginine N-methyltransferase 2-like (The sequence of the model RefSeq protein was modified relative to this genomic sequence to represent the inferred CDS: substituted 2 bases at 2 genomic stop codons), with product MDGSGDRLLVHTKPSSDLWWAELPGVKGYPWQDEEYLSSYGMLVFSILDAHVSMISFSRCQLPLSALCRFQRTLLCFSVSSLWSRLSSWWNQMWTSSAALTLVPCQAEGYYAEKNSFFEXPXGLDITPLSLIVFKITAPFDMICLDMYTLQVNDLEEIEDHFQFCVEKSGVFHRFTVNFESLETGGETVKNTLSCKYAPKRNVFFLASYHHPSIKFQERSIQ from the exons ATGGATG gaagtggggACAGACTGCTTGTACACACCAAACCCTCATCAGACTTGTGGTGGGCTGAGCTGCCTGGGGTCAAAGGTTATCCATGGCAGGATGAAGAATACTTAAGCAGTTATGGGATGCTG GTTTTCAGCATTCTGGATGCTCATGTCAGTATGATTAGTTTTTCTAGGTGCCAACTTCCACTCTCAGCTCTGTGCAGATTTCAACGTACTttactgtgtttctctgtctcttccctctGGTCTAGATTGAGTTCATGGTGGAATCAGATGTGGACCTCGTCTGCAGCCCTCACCCTGGTGCCATGTCAGGCCGAAGGTTACTACGCAGAGAAAAATTCCTTCTTTGAGTGACCCTAGGGCCTGGACATCACCCCTCTT TCACTCATTGTTTTCAAAATCACCGCTCCCTTTGACATGATCTGTCTGGACATGTACACTCTGCAAGTCAATGACCTGGAG GAAATTGAGGATCATTTTCAGTTCTGTGTGGAGAAGTCTGGTGTTTTCCACAGATTCACTGTTAATTTTGAAAGCCTGGAGACAGGGGGTGAAACAGTCAAAAACACCTTATCCTGCAAATATGCTCCAAAACGTAATGTATTCTTCCTCGCCTCATACCaccatccttccatcaagtttcaagAAAGATCAATTCAGTAG